A window of Calditrichota bacterium contains these coding sequences:
- a CDS encoding 2-hydroxyacyl-CoA dehydratase: MNALPTRKDVIRRFQETGGRVAAVLPIRYPRELFRAFGLLPVEVWGPPHADASLGGSHLQSYTCAIVRNAVSFLLSGGLDATDVILVPHTCDSLQGMGSVLLDFVRPRQKVLTLYHPRGTRPVDFDFLVEELKHLYSELADWSGKSPSTEDLLQAIAREETADEALAQLYDDRWRLNLSDREFYTVVRAREFLPAEEFTAFVQHLPRGEAKRPAGVLLLLSGIVPEPMRLFDEIEAMGARVAADDLACCTRRLYAKGTADEPFARMAERLLSAPPDPTRGSPISERMAYLKKLIKTSGAKGVL; this comes from the coding sequence ATGAACGCCCTTCCCACGCGAAAAGACGTTATTCGCCGCTTTCAGGAAACGGGCGGCCGGGTAGCCGCCGTGCTGCCCATCCGCTATCCCCGCGAGCTGTTTCGTGCCTTTGGTCTGCTTCCGGTGGAGGTCTGGGGGCCGCCCCATGCCGACGCTTCCCTGGGTGGCAGCCACCTGCAATCCTACACCTGTGCCATCGTGCGAAATGCCGTCTCCTTTTTGCTGAGCGGGGGATTGGATGCCACAGACGTGATTCTGGTTCCCCACACCTGCGACTCGCTCCAGGGGATGGGCTCCGTTTTGCTGGATTTTGTCCGGCCCCGGCAGAAGGTGCTGACGCTTTACCACCCACGGGGCACCCGGCCTGTCGATTTTGATTTTTTGGTCGAAGAACTCAAACACCTGTACAGCGAGTTAGCAGACTGGAGCGGAAAATCACCCTCAACGGAGGATTTGCTTCAGGCAATTGCCCGGGAAGAAACAGCCGACGAAGCCCTGGCGCAGCTTTATGACGATCGCTGGCGCCTGAATCTTTCGGACCGGGAGTTCTACACCGTGGTGCGGGCACGGGAATTTCTTCCGGCGGAAGAATTTACTGCTTTTGTTCAACATCTTCCCCGAGGGGAAGCGAAACGCCCTGCAGGCGTACTACTTTTGCTGTCCGGGATTGTGCCCGAACCCATGCGGCTTTTTGATGAAATTGAAGCCATGGGCGCTCGCGTAGCGGCCGATGATTTGGCCTGCTGCACCCGGCGGCTCTACGCAAAAGGGACAGCCGACGAACCCTTTGCCCGAATGGCCGAACGTCTGCTTTCGGCTCCGCCGGATCCGACGCGGGGGTCGCCCATTTCCGAGCGAATGGCGTATTTAAAAAAGCTCATTAAAACCTCCGGGGCAAAGGGGGTGTTAAT